In Streptomyces asoensis, a single genomic region encodes these proteins:
- a CDS encoding spermidine synthase — MPDVDRERAWLLTVDGAPQSYVDLDEPTHLEFEYARRLGHVLDVLAEPERPLDVVHLGGGALTLPRYLAATRPGSRQDVVEFDRALLELVAEHLPVPAGAGVTAHAADARAWLEAAPDDSADALVADVFGGSRVPAQLTSVAYAREAGRVLRADGVYLANLADAAPFGFLRSQLANFAEVFEELLLIAEPAVLRGRRFGNAVLVAAHRPLDVSALARRTASDAFPARVEHGPALHRFTGDARPVRDEDAVPSPEPPEGAFGIG; from the coding sequence ATGCCCGACGTCGACCGGGAGCGGGCCTGGCTGCTGACCGTCGACGGGGCGCCCCAGTCGTACGTCGACCTGGACGAACCCACGCACCTGGAGTTCGAGTACGCACGGCGCCTCGGGCACGTCCTGGACGTCCTGGCCGAGCCGGAGCGGCCGCTGGACGTCGTGCACCTGGGCGGTGGCGCGCTCACCCTGCCCCGGTACCTCGCCGCGACCCGGCCGGGTTCCCGGCAGGACGTCGTCGAGTTCGACCGCGCTCTGCTGGAACTGGTCGCCGAACACCTGCCGGTCCCGGCCGGCGCGGGCGTCACGGCACACGCCGCGGACGCCCGGGCCTGGCTGGAAGCGGCCCCGGACGACTCGGCCGACGCGCTCGTCGCCGACGTCTTCGGTGGCTCCCGCGTCCCCGCCCAGCTGACGTCCGTGGCCTACGCCCGGGAAGCCGGACGGGTCCTGCGCGCCGACGGCGTCTATCTGGCCAACCTCGCCGACGCGGCGCCCTTCGGTTTCCTGCGGTCCCAACTCGCCAACTTCGCCGAGGTGTTCGAGGAGCTGCTGCTCATCGCCGAGCCCGCGGTCCTGCGCGGCCGACGGTTCGGCAACGCGGTGCTCGTCGCCGCGCACCGCCCGCTCGACGTGAGCGCCCTGGCCCGCCGCACCGCCTCCGACGCCTTCCCGGCGCGGGTGGAACACGGCCCCGCGCTGCACCGCTTCACCGGCGACGCACGGCCGGTACGGGACGAGGACGCCGTACCGTCCCCCGAACCGCCCGAGGGCGCGTTCGGCATCGGCTGA
- a CDS encoding PadR family transcriptional regulator, producing the protein MTRQNPPLTEPQYFILAALMDGPLHGYGIIKAAEQATDGRLRIAVGTLYGALERMERAGLVAAGHEEIVDGRARRYYRLTEDGTEVLGREALRMQQAAAVVIGRSRDAGAAPA; encoded by the coding sequence ATGACCAGACAGAATCCGCCCCTGACGGAACCGCAGTACTTCATCCTTGCTGCGCTCATGGACGGTCCGTTGCACGGTTACGGCATCATCAAGGCTGCCGAGCAGGCCACCGACGGGCGGCTCCGGATCGCCGTCGGCACGCTCTACGGGGCGCTGGAGCGGATGGAGCGGGCCGGGCTGGTGGCCGCCGGCCATGAGGAGATCGTGGACGGGCGGGCGCGGCGCTACTACCGGCTCACCGAGGACGGCACCGAGGTGCTCGGCCGGGAGGCGCTGCGGATGCAGCAGGCGGCGGCCGTCGTCATCGGACGCTCGCGGGACGCCGGAGCGGCCCCGGCATGA
- a CDS encoding phosphatase PAP2 family protein encodes MTQHDSPSLPAHRPGASRQAPESPDDSGPSRTTRSWVPALQYTLGFLTVYLLAICTPWGQRAENALFGLGEQGGEEAWFYPLSGSAYGSTPLPPLELSAKPTLMVGLVVIVVLTLVRRCWWPGCAALGVVILTTGGKEVLKSILPRPDLVGAPENLLDQGFPSGHTAIPAALTLAAVLVVSPRVRPYVATAGVLWLACIAAYSATNGGHRPSEVLGATLLACAFHGLATWLLPPSAAPGATRSPRALPAITLTLALAIALVAGARSDTLTRSLVSAATGFICAALVWYAAIVRPARAARRTRPALG; translated from the coding sequence ATGACTCAGCACGATTCTCCGTCCCTGCCCGCGCACCGTCCGGGGGCCTCGAGGCAGGCCCCCGAATCCCCCGACGACTCCGGGCCGTCGCGTACGACACGGTCGTGGGTGCCGGCTTTGCAGTACACCCTGGGGTTCCTGACGGTCTACCTGCTCGCCATCTGCACCCCGTGGGGGCAACGAGCTGAGAACGCCCTGTTCGGTCTCGGTGAACAGGGCGGCGAAGAAGCATGGTTCTACCCCCTGTCAGGATCGGCCTACGGCTCGACGCCCCTGCCGCCGCTGGAATTGAGTGCCAAGCCGACCCTGATGGTGGGCCTGGTCGTCATCGTCGTCCTCACCCTGGTGCGGCGGTGCTGGTGGCCGGGGTGCGCGGCACTCGGGGTCGTCATTCTCACGACCGGAGGCAAGGAGGTGCTCAAATCGATCCTGCCCCGCCCCGATCTGGTGGGCGCGCCCGAGAATCTCCTTGATCAGGGGTTCCCCAGCGGCCACACGGCCATCCCCGCCGCGCTGACCCTCGCCGCCGTCCTCGTGGTTTCCCCCCGCGTCCGCCCCTACGTCGCCACGGCCGGGGTGCTGTGGCTCGCCTGCATCGCCGCCTACAGCGCGACCAACGGCGGCCACCGGCCCAGTGAAGTACTGGGGGCGACACTGCTGGCCTGTGCCTTTCACGGCCTTGCGACCTGGCTGCTGCCGCCGTCCGCCGCACCGGGCGCCACGCGAAGCCCCAGGGCGCTGCCCGCCATCACCCTGACGCTGGCATTGGCCATCGCCCTCGTTGCCGGCGCACGGAGCGACACCCTCACAAGGTCACTGGTCTCCGCGGCGACGGGCTTCATATGTGCGGCCCTGGTCTGGTACGCCGCGATCGTGCGGCCCGCACGCGCCGCACGCCGCACACGCCCCGCGCTGGGCTGA
- a CDS encoding DUF4442 domain-containing protein produces MSIGEMLAATVPMARTLHLEFLEAGPEKAVVALPDQGEFHNHVGGPHAGAMFTLGESASGAIVLAAFGDQLSRAVPLAVGAEIAYRKLAMGTVTATATLGRPAAEVVAELDAGERPEFPVAIEIRRADGAVTGEMTVVWTLRPNS; encoded by the coding sequence ATGTCCATCGGCGAGATGCTCGCCGCCACGGTTCCCATGGCGCGGACCCTGCACCTCGAGTTCCTCGAGGCCGGTCCGGAGAAGGCCGTGGTCGCCCTGCCCGACCAGGGCGAGTTCCACAACCACGTGGGCGGCCCGCACGCCGGGGCGATGTTCACGCTCGGTGAGTCCGCCAGCGGCGCGATCGTCCTGGCCGCGTTCGGCGACCAGCTCTCCCGCGCCGTGCCGCTCGCCGTCGGCGCCGAGATCGCCTACCGCAAGCTGGCCATGGGCACGGTCACCGCGACCGCCACCCTCGGGCGCCCGGCCGCCGAGGTGGTCGCGGAACTCGACGCGGGGGAGCGGCCCGAGTTCCCGGTCGCGATCGAGATCCGCCGTGCCGACGGGGCCGTGACCGGCGAGATGACGGTGGTCTGGACCCTGCGTCCCAACAGCTGA
- the galU gene encoding UTP--glucose-1-phosphate uridylyltransferase GalU, which yields MSAPHSTSPRSVRKAVVPAAGLGTRFLPATKATPKEMLPVVDKPAIQYVVEEAAAAGLDDVLMVTGRHKRAIEDHFDHAFELEQALAAKGDTVRLDAVRDPARLADIHHIRQGDPLGLGHAVLCARNHVGDQPFAVLLGDDLIDPRETLLSRMLEVRDRYAGSVVALMEVPPEQVHLYGCAAVEPSGEDGVVRVTGLVEKPAREEAPSRYAVIGRYVLDPAVFGVLERTAPGRGGEIQLTDALQELAADGTVHGVVFSGRRYDTGDKADYLRTVVRLACDRPDLGPGFTAWLKEFVAALPDGAAPARQDRLAA from the coding sequence ATGAGCGCCCCCCACTCCACCTCCCCACGCAGCGTCCGCAAAGCGGTCGTCCCGGCAGCAGGTCTCGGCACCCGGTTCCTGCCCGCCACCAAGGCGACACCGAAGGAGATGCTGCCGGTGGTCGACAAGCCGGCCATCCAGTACGTCGTCGAGGAGGCGGCCGCCGCCGGCCTCGACGACGTGCTGATGGTCACGGGCCGGCACAAGCGCGCCATCGAGGACCACTTCGACCACGCCTTCGAGCTGGAGCAGGCGCTCGCCGCCAAGGGAGACACCGTCCGGCTGGACGCGGTGCGCGACCCGGCCCGGCTCGCCGACATCCACCACATCCGCCAGGGGGACCCGCTGGGCCTCGGTCACGCGGTGCTGTGCGCCCGCAACCACGTCGGCGACCAGCCGTTCGCCGTCCTGCTCGGAGACGACCTGATCGACCCCCGGGAGACCCTCCTCAGCAGGATGCTCGAGGTCCGCGACCGGTACGCCGGCAGCGTGGTCGCCCTGATGGAGGTCCCGCCGGAACAGGTGCACCTCTACGGCTGCGCGGCCGTGGAACCGTCCGGCGAGGACGGGGTCGTACGGGTCACCGGCCTGGTGGAGAAGCCCGCGCGCGAGGAGGCGCCCAGCCGGTACGCGGTCATCGGCCGCTACGTCCTGGACCCGGCCGTCTTCGGCGTCCTGGAGCGCACCGCTCCCGGGCGCGGCGGCGAGATACAGCTCACCGACGCCCTCCAGGAACTCGCGGCGGACGGCACCGTGCACGGCGTCGTCTTCTCCGGCCGCCGCTACGACACCGGCGACAAGGCGGACTACCTGCGCACGGTCGTCCGCCTGGCCTGCGACCGGCCGGACCTGGGCCCCGGGTTCACGGCCTGGCTGAAGGAGTTCGTGGCCGCCCTGCCGGACGGCGCCGCACCGGCACGCCAGGACCGACTGGCGGCCTGA